The following are encoded together in the Macrobrachium rosenbergii isolate ZJJX-2024 chromosome 21, ASM4041242v1, whole genome shotgun sequence genome:
- the 312 gene encoding uncharacterized protein 312 translates to MQGIVCICRATTLSFSVIKCHSKGIFALQKCRNISMANTDLFSHSNVNKTNNEASDGQPNTGLATENNKDDINSSTPKLSASQVWSQFSSKKYERFAEGSSNIIYDFDEEQKRLEEGLEIEEKEKSMEEISLERGVTGVFDVEELVDLLKEDNAKDVAVIRIPKQMKYVDYMVIASCKSERHLNSMAQLVRQIYKKKKHASDRHCILEGKNTGWAAIDMGNIALHIMDPKLREAYDLETLWTVGAEFDEKCQEAKESDSFHINNFDILQKEDLAIKTSPEISHNSSSSQQFKEFT, encoded by the exons ATGCAAGGAATTGTGTGTATTTGTAGAGCGACTACCTTGTCATTTAGTGTTATAAAATGTCATAGTAAGGGAATCTTTGCGCTCCAGAAATGTAGGAACATATCTATGGCAAACACAGATCTTTTCAGCCATAGCAATGTcaacaaaaccaataatgaaGCCAGTGATGGCCAGCCTAATACTGGTTTagcaacagaaaataacaaagatgATATAAATTCTTCTACACCTAAGTTGTCAG CCTCTCAGGTTTGGAGTCAGTTTTCTTCTAAGAAATATGAGAGATTTGCCGAAGGTTCTTCTAATATCATATATGACTTTGATGAAGAACAGAAGAGACTCGAAGAAGGCTTggagatagaagaaaaagaaaagtcaatGGAAGAAATCTCCCTTGAAA GGGGAGTGACAGGAGTATTTGATGTAGAAGAATTGGTTGATCTACTAAAAGAAGATAATGCCAAAGATGTTGCTGTCATAAGG ATTCCAAAGCAGATGAAATATGTTGACTACATGGTGATTGCATCATGCAAATCTGAGCGTCACTTGAATTCTATGGCACAGCTTGTCCGTCAgatttacaagaaaaagaaacatgcGTCTGACCGTCACTGTATTTTGGAGGGAAAAAACACTGGATGGGCTGCCATAGATATGG GAAACATTGCTTTACATATCATGGACCCCAAGTTGCGAGAGGCTTATGACCTTGAGACCTTATGGACAGTTGGAGCAGAGTTTGATGAAAAGTGTCAAGAAGCAAAAGAAAGTGATTCATTTcacataaataattttgatattctgCAAAAGGAAGACTTAGCAATAAAAACATCACCTGAAATTAGTCACAATAGCAGTTCATCACAGCAGTTTAaggaatttacataa